Part of the Quercus robur chromosome 5, dhQueRobu3.1, whole genome shotgun sequence genome, gttttaGTTATGTAGTGTATGTTGTGTGGgaattgtttatagttttttatcacatgatcttgattttgaagtcacatgttttttattgttaggacttgaacttaatgagaaaggtataaataacaATCTCatcactgtttactagccaatcatgaacaccttagtacatatcataagattttgtgctcgagaaagtgtagcacatgcacaaaaagaacataagatgTAGCCTCggattaataataaaattggtgtgtacattattgggccATAATAAAGatgacacaaataaataaaattggtgtgtacattgtgaggcaaaaaaaaaaaaaaaaattacatgattgaaagcttgttttctaggagatgtgagagttatatgatgtaaatctttaggtgatagtcactttcaaacatatgtgatgaattttgtagacattGTGATTGTTtactatctacatatcacctcacatatATCTCAAGCtattactagttgcacacactgcataagttattctttgctaaacttagtacatgaTAGTGTGTGTGAATTTgttttggccatccaagattatatgttccttgattttaatgcaaaatgtgtttgatgtttgagttttgaggacaaattggttggaaaaacttgtttttggaagatctgggttgaattcaagtgttttttgaaaaacttttaaactcatattcatgcatttcatttatGAAATACTGTGATTTGAGGAGTTTCTACATAAAATTACTCTGTTTTTCAAAGATTTAAGTTTTCcagattttcgatcaatcgaaattgtttctcgactgatcgaaattgcgattaaaattttgatttgaatcTGCCTAACTCGATCGATACTCAATCGATGCTCGATCGATTAAAACTggaaaatttcagtttttaagtttttgaccaaaattctttttcatgcatcatttatgtgttaggattcacatgtattgcattgttttttgtatccatcttgcagttttgcagtcatatctctcattgttttcacacataacatgcatacactttgctaaattgggtactcaacttgatctaaaaattgattaattaatttttaagttatgtactttttagtatatgctatttttatgtgtgaactgcagaaaatatttttcttaagagatatgatagataatcaatgtgcaaatattttctctacttgaTTTGAGTTCAAACACCATCTATTTATGGGCCACATAGTGTCAAGTTTACATCTattgaaagaaagaatatttttcctcatgtgtatcctcaacttagtttttaagtatGCTTTGTGCGTCTTTATTTTccccacctcctaaattttccccaaaactgtttttttccaaaacttgttttgtttttcctatttttatagggggagaaaagtttttttttaacctttgttgttcatagagggagttgttgctcttcataggaGGAGTTGCCTCTATCCTTTATAGAACTAGATTCATTTGTTTCCTTGATTCTCCATTTTCTCTTAACTtttgttgcgtatgttttctgtttactctttgtttgagttgtctttgtcattacgtgacaaaaatggggagaaatagatgaaatgtgggaatcctgtttaaaaaagtttttaaaatgttttgtttagggagagataaaattgtttttgaaagggggaaaaaataaaaactttttgatgtatctaacttagggggagagttagaatttactttttttttttttttatattgtgtttcatattattgtttatatgtctttctttccacacatgcggtgatgtgttcttttgagtgtttcaagaaagacaggtacattctgatcaagaccttctacctcttcttgtaacttctaggttaggagtcttagattagaatttttgttgtatttgggcattttattgtattgggttgttcttgtatttaagcatttcattttgtatgtaagttttgtcacgaattgtcaaagagggagattgttaggttttaaaaatttagaacaattggcaaatcgtgaacacaaacttgtctagatatagatcctagagtttataggtattattagacaatgcttaaagtgattcaagtcaagatccAAGAACAAGCAAGCTGTAGAAAGAAGAATTCAGAATTGCCcggttcgatcaatcgaaagacaagcttgatcaatcgaaagacaggcttgatcgatcgaaacacGTATCTGTAGAATTCTATttcagcccaaactctacttaaacgtattgGGTTTCAAGTAAAACATTACTAgcatataaaggaaaccctaaacacgtttttataaggctttttagagagagaagagtgtgcttcttttgtatctagggttttgtacccaaaaagctctctcatatcttctattccttgaagaatctcaagatccgatgttgtagaagttgctgtcttctctagtcatcaaaggtgctgataaTCTAAACTTTCAAGAGTGAtattggagtcacaaacaggagagtttgtgttttttatcacaagtgtgggtgcttgtgttgcaaaggccaaggtaagaagtagtccgtggactcgaagCTATCATGGGGTCTtgatagtaagttttctactcgagatagcaataggatgttagtagtctaagttctattgtacaaacttcaattctttcatagtggatctattttaccttgaggatagctaggttaaatcctccccaggttttttaccgatttggttttcctaggtctttatatcgttgtgttatttaattttctgctactttacatgatatgattgttttgttttaacctagatctgaataatatatctaagtattcacttggttaattaattaggttaaacaatctatttTACAGGGGTCTATAAACATACATACCTATCAGTTGCAGGTGTAGATAGTAGCTTCGAATGAATCAACTTGTaaattcctgaaacactaaacaaagcataaatGCATGTGTGGAATATACAAgtaaaccaaaatagaaattcttgatttcacaaaatataaaataaaagacatatattataaagaatAACCATCATATAAtgtataaacatcacaatataaTCATAATGTATCAAAGTTTGTGAAACAAgaactaaaataaaagaaataaaatacatacatcaaaaaaaatatatacatctCCATAAAAGAACTCCCCAtaccaaaaaaaagttatctccccctatcactatgcactccccctttttgtaacgtattgccaaagggcaatcatgGCTGATCCAAGGGTGGAGCTGGTGGAGAGGCACCTCTAGTGGCAGCAAGCTCAACTCGTATGGCAGCAACCTCATTGAGCAAATCCAAGAGCAGCTGTCCATGTGCTGAATGACCTGTAAGAACTAGTAAAAACTTTTTTCCTATCAAACTCTCCTTCAATGTAGTTTGAATCATATTAAAGTCTGTAGTGTCACATATTTGTAAAGTGACAGCCTCAAGAATTAATTTTGTGATCTTAAGCACATCAAATTCTtcagaaacacaaacccaataTCTAAGGCGAAAATGTTTAGTGATTCTTTGATCATTGTAGATAAGTCGAGCAAGGGTGGTCTTGCCAATCCCACCCATGCCCACTATGTGAATCACACAGGGGTGGTCATTGGTTTTTGCATAATTTGAGATTAACAAGTTGACTATTGGCTCTTTATCATCATCCCTACCATAAATTCTAGTTTCTTTTAGTACAGAAGTTGTGGGAACTCTTTGGGAAGATTTCCCTTCAACACCTGCTCTCAGGCCTATAACATTTGTTTGTGTAACTAGAGATTCCAGCCTATCGAGGACTTTTTCTATGTTTGATTCTAGTTTCATCCCAGTCAATTAAATGAAGTAGAGATAAAATTATGTACCTTACTCTTAGCTTCCAACTGGCACTGCAAAACTTTAGTAGCAATCTCATCTAAAAGGTCCTCTGCATCATAGACATCATCTTTGAGCTCATCAAGCCACTTTTTCACAGCTGGGTTAGTGATTTCTTTTTCCTCTGCATCATTGAGCACTGCGTTAAGGGCAAGACAAGACGTCTCCAACTTCTTTAGCAGTGTATCAGAGACTTTTCTTCCCCGGATGAAGTCCAGAACCTCTCGAGATGCCAATCTGTGAAACAACACGCGAAGGGTTGCATTCAGAATTGCTCCTCCCACTAGGGCCTCagtcatgtttttctttttgcaattaATGGAAAGAAATTGGATAAAAATAACTACAGCAAACTAAAAGAGATCAGTTGGTTACTTTGTGGTGTAAAAGCCCGTGCACTTCTTACTTGATTTATAAAGATGCAGTCCTTGTCCTTAGGTGAGGTGCATGCCATGCCTTCATAGCCGTCGAGGTTGACTTGACCTTGCTTGGTAAGGATGAATTTCACAGTTTAGATCAAACGCAAAGGATGACGAACAAGATATGAATAAACTAATGAGAATGGCACAAAGTTGCAATTTGAAGTAGTCCTTTTCCATGAAAGTTATTGtcatttctatttctttttttggtagcaTATTGGCAATTCTATAAATCTTATGCTAATCATCTTTGCGATTACATTATCACGAATTTTTCCCACTAATTCATTGAAAGGGTCTACTCTATAGataagttgtggcaaaaatGATATCTAGCTGGAAATGGATGTTCATTCCCTTTTTCTCCAGGTGAACCGTTTCATGATCCAAACAACTCTATTCCAAATACCGTCAAAAAAATTACTATGATTAAATCTGTGTAACGCAATGGCTTTTAACTAGTCTATAAGACTATAATATTAATAACAGGATTTCCCttctacttaaaaaaatttaaaaaaaaaaaataggattcTCTGTTTGGATTTCAACATTTTGCGTACTAAAATATCCttacacaaattcttaaactctctaaaatacccctatcttttagttaaatactgtaatcttaaatttaaaaatacaaaccggttaaaaaaataatttactatttaaattcccctatattattttttttttcccttctacgATCTGAattactactttttattttaaactcaaatttcaaacttttatcaacTTTCACATAGAGAAAGATCTCAAAAATTAGGACACTAtctctatctcacttttaaacattatgacactaaacccgaaattaaaaaaataatataatgcaATGATCGAGGctaattttaaaataggggtaaTTGTAGTAAATCCACCTGTGGTTTAGTTCGAAATCACTTaacctacccgtggtttaaaaagtgttactttacccacctgaggtttgaTCTGTTTGTTTCCTATAACCCACATTTGTTAAAAATGTGggcaaatatgtatttttgctttaattttatgtttttctcctcccaagacaaaacaaaacaaaacatacaaaaacaaggaaaacaagatcaaaaaaatgttatttgtaaaaaatttaatactgGCCTAAGAACTCCAATAAATCACAAAATGTCTTTGTAACACACTCAGGGCATTCCACCAACAAAAGTGGTATTTCCTTCTCAAATTCTTATCTGAAACATGGCTTCCACCTCCATTTCAATCAATATTACCACCATTGCACAGATTGCGACAATGGTAGGTGATAAGCTCTCAATCATGAATTATGTCATGTGGCGTGACCAAACTCAGCCACTCATTGAGAGCATCCAAATGCTCAATCACAAAACAGAAGGTTTTCAACAACCAAAAGTTGTCTTGACCACTCAGGGAGGAAAAGAGAAAGTCAACCCTACATACATGACTTGGAAGCAAGAAGATGGACTCATAAAGAGTCTCATTATTGACCTCGACACAACACTAGAAGTTTGGAAATGTCTTTAGGATCGCTATGCAAACTCCTCAAACGAAAGAGTACGAGATCGGCAACGAAGCTGCAAGAAATCTCTCTGCTCTTTCTCTGTCCCAGATCTCTCCCTCTGTCTTTCTTCGCTCAAACCCCAGTTTAGTCTTGGTTGTATGTAATAATCTCTTAATTTtccacattttta contains:
- the LOC126725325 gene encoding putative disease resistance RPP13-like protein 1, which gives rise to MKLESNIEKVLDRLESLVTQTNVIGLRAGVEGKSSQRVPTTSVLKETRIYGRDDDKEPIVNLLISNYAKTNDHPCVIHIVGMGGIGKTTLARLIYNDQRITKHFRLRYWVCVSEEFDVLKITKLILEAVTLQICDTTDFNMIQTTLKESLIGKKFLLVLTGHSAHGQLLLDLLNEVAAIRVELAATRGASPPAPPLDQP